The Limanda limanda chromosome 14, fLimLim1.1, whole genome shotgun sequence genomic interval TTTGTTTGAGGGTAAAGACTCAGTTTTGTGGTGTGGGGTCAAATCCAGTTTATATTTTCTTGGTCAGGCAGGGTTAGAAgtacaagcgtgtgtgtgtggtccaggtattatgTTGTGGGGACATAATACGCATTATACacgtgaatgcaatacgcttccgtagtcacattatggggacctGTCTTCCTCATAGGGACTTAATTGTTGTCctcataaggaagacaagtccccataatgtgaacCAATACATTGTAAGGCAAAGATATACATTTTATGGTTAGGTAAAGGGTGAGGCTTCGGTTCCACATCGATTAAAGTTAATTCAAGTTTAGGTTAAGTTTAGGGTTAAACAAGTTGCTCAGCCTTGAAGAAACAAAGTGACCGAGTAAACATCCTCACCTGTCAGGCGACACCTGGTGGCAACACCAGGAACCGTGATCTGGATTAGGCTCAATCTACATAATTAATAATCTACATTTTATCGATTATTATGAAGATAACAACATTATGTTAAGgtttaatatatatgtattatctTTTACTGCAGGTTAAATTAACTGGATTCTCTAaatggtttgtctctgtatgtgatGGACTACGACCAATGTCAGCAGGGATGTTCTCCTGCTGTCCAAACCCAAGCGTGACCCGCAGAGCCTGAGCAGGATAGATAAACAAATGGACCGATCATTTATTTGTGACATGTATGAACACAGCACCAGTCGTCACATGCAGCACCTCCACCACTGTGGTCTTGTTCCATGACACAATTGGTTCAGCCGTATTCTTTCCATGTAGATTAATGAGTGGAAGCCATGACACCTGAATAATCACTTAACAAGCTGATGCTattagaaatatatttatttcaatatttatccCATATAATTGTAAATTCATTTAACTGTTTATTAAAAGCCTATCACGATTAATGGTGtgattaaacaaacatttagcaACTTATTGTTGTCAACCATTCAAACAAGTTGTTACAGGCATttggtgttttaaaaaaaaaactgaaattaaaaagTCCTTCATAAGATTCAGTCTGGTTTAGACACGACTCAAAAGCCGGTGGTgaaacagacgcacacagagacaacacaaaccaaACCTACACTCGGCAGAAAGGATCTAGTGCCTCAAGGCTCAATGTCAAGCTTACGGCTGAAATGAAACAGACTCAGAATGAACAACTACATGTAAAATCCTTCACTAGAATAAACATTCATTAACATAAAGATTTGAGAAACGATGAGCATTGATATTGTCGTTAGTAAAAGCTACAGCTGCTGTTCATAGCACAGGGATGTGGGAACAACACCCTGAAATCAGACTGTGAGATTTTCTTTAGCTTCAGGCTGTTTCGCTTGAGCATATCTCCGCATTAGGTATAATATCAATAAAGAATATTTACCTAACATAAGTATCCAAACCTGATCTGACAGGTTGAAATATAACACAGTGATTCTGAGCAGGGATTTAAGAGCCTAAGGTGGTTAAAAACAATCCCCTTCCTGAAAGTATTAGCTTCTCTCCACAGTGATTTACATGACACTTCTGGTcctgaaatgtgaaatacataTTAGGGCAACACCCAAAATATTCTCAAATTTGTTACAGATCTGATTTGATTTATGCAGAAACTTCTCTCTGGTCCACGGGGGTCAACGGAAACAACTGATTTGTCATCAGGACACCGACAGGATGTCTTCAAAGAAGataaatctggaaaaaaaaaacacattctccaGTTAGAGTTTATGAAGTAACATTTTTTGCCCTCTGGTGGCGCCGTAGAGCAGCGTATTGTCTTGAGCTGCCCTGTGTCCTGAGTCAGGAGGTTGATGAATGTATCTGTGAGCGCTGCCGACGCCAAGTTTCAATGAAAGCACACAAATACCACATTAAAGGTAAATGTCTTGCATTCAAAGTTTTAATACGACGACGCATTGAcaatatcaaaagtaaaagtattagTTATGCAAAATGGCGATGATGTTTGTTGGCTTTTAAAGATATATGAAAATCTGTAATATATCAAATCTGTTTCTTTACAATGACATTTAATTAGCACAAGCTGTTTATACCCAAATCAGGTCAAGCTAACATTTTTACATCATGACCTGAGTGATACCATGTGCCGACAGATGATTGGTTAAATGAAAAGCAGTAGGTTCGGTCTCTAGTGCTGCAAAAGGGAATGTTTTACTCCACTATATACATCTTTTTCAGACTTTATTGTGATGTCATGACGATGATGTCAATCCTACCATatgatcaaaatgtatttttcattgtATAAAAGGTTTAGGACATGTCTAAAGACAAATAGGTAGCAGAGATAaatggaaaaatgtgttttttaactaCGGGCGATGACATTTTCAGACTTATTTGTGACTTCTTCATGAATTCTCTCTATTGTTTGTGGAAATATCTTGAAAAATGTGACCATATTTGGGTGAAATGATTAGCTCGAAGCATCTCTCTGGACCCTCGTAACCCACCTTGACCAAAACAGCAGCCATCACAACCAGAGCGGCCAAGAGCGCCATCTTCCCCATATGGCCCAGGTCTAGATTCTTCAGAAGGAAGAAGCGCACCCAGCCGAGCTTCTCCTGCGTGTGAGGTGGATAGCGCATGCTGTTCATCCCCTCCATCTTCAGCTGTTTGATGAGACAACCACGCAGGTGGCTCATCTGGTCGAAGCTGAACTTGCCGTGATAGCAGCCCATACCACTGTTCCCTGTACATGACACAAAGGAGAGTTTAACTGGTGTTAGTGTCCGGGGAGATGGCAGTAAATTGGTGCATTTGCCAAATCTTGATCATATTGTTGCATTggaacacaaagacagacacggAAAAATCTTTTGACATGGCGTGATGGTGAAGTGTAAGTGGCCAAAAAGTACAAGTCAGGCTGAAACGGCCGTCCAGACTGAAGCGTTACCGTGAGGTTTTCAAACTGAACCGGGTCCAGCAGTGTGTCCAGACGTCTCTGTTTCAGTGGCTTTAAAACTCTAGCGTGAGGATTTGTCCTTTTGTGAACTCACCCACTCCTCCAAAAGGCAGAGAGCTGACGGAAAAGTGAACGATGCAGTCGTTGGCCAGCAGTCCTCCACTGGACGTCTCATCCACCATTCGTTGTATCACCTTGTAGAGTAGAGCAAAAACAACATTACCTTCAATCATGAGTCTTAACGACTCAGGTCTCCATCCGTTAACTAGTTCGCTGTCAGAATACAACCTTTGTCTATCAGGTTAAATACCTTGTCATCGGCTGTGAAGACGTAGAGGGCCAGGGGTTTCTCTCCCTTATTGATAAACTTGATGGCTTCATCCAGGCCGCTGACGGGCAAGATGGGAAGCAGAGGTCCAAATATCTCCTCCTGCATCACCTTCGCCTCTGGCTTCACGTCACGCAAAACTGTGGGGgctgaacacaacacagaaacactctccattatttatttatctacatTTTCTAGATGCTTATGAGTCACATGTGTCAGGCAGATGCGTCCAGATtgattttgtgtctttgtgttttaccGATGTAGCAGTCGGACTCGTCGTTGTCTCCTCCTTCAGCCACGGTGCTGTCGTCCACCATGGCCATTATCCTCTTGAAGTGGCGCTGGTTGATGATGCGTCCATAGTCGGGGCAGGTCTTTGGGTTTTCTGTGTAAAATTCCTACCAGAGAACAcaatgtgaaattaaaaaaatattcttgAAAAGAATACTGAATAAACTAAATGAACAACCCCCTAATTGTTTTGCTTCCCTTCCTACAGCCGTGCTAAATAATCTCTGTTCACACAAGCACTTTAACTCCCTATacaaacacacctgaaaacgtgaatcacatgaccattcactacactgtgcatgtgtaaacacaaaggaaacagaTACTACAAAGGGAGGAACATCAGGGATGAGGGATGTCTCGGACCGACAACAAGGCGGAACTGTAACGTTTTCATGCTGGTAGTTGACTTGTGATAAGAATCAGTCAGGAAGCTAATAGGAGTGACTGTGTCGTCGTTTATAAACTTCTCTGTTTCTACTACAACGCAAACTAAGAGTGGACCAGCAGTGTTTGAGTCCCTTAAAAAACTCTGGAATAGTGTTGATGGCTGCGATAAACGTAGCAAAAGAATGTAGGAGACGTTGTGGCTCTAGGTTTTAAAACTCTATTGTTTCTTTACAGTAAAATGCTATTTTTGATTATTACAGATCATCATTACATTGTGGGCAGCATCGCCTGGTTTTTAAGTTTAGATGGAAATAAATAGAACATAACTTTCCCTCAGTGCTAAGAgttgtgttttcagcttcaGTACCTTGATGCACTTCTTGACCTCTTCGATGACCCGGTCCTGGATGCTCGGCTCACAAAGGATGTAGTCCGGGGCGATGCAGGTCTGACCACAGTTCGTGTACTTTCCCCAGGTGACACGCCTGCAGTCAAAACACGCGTCAGGACCGACAGTTTACGAGAGACTGgattcatttaaatgttattcaaatataaaaacttgTTCTGACCGGCAGGCGATGCTGATGTCACAATCCTTGGCGATGTAGCAGGGGCTCTTTCCACCGAGCTCCAGGGTCACAGGGGTCAGGTGTTTGGCGGCGGCCTCCATGATCAGTTTGCCCACCATACAGTTTCCGGTGTAGAAAATGTGATCGAAGCGCTGGCGCAGCAGCTCCTGGGTTTCTGGCACTCCTCCCGATACGACCGGGTACAGCTCCTGACACACGGGCAGAAAGACACAGTCAGGTGTCACCAAGCTGCAAGTGCTAGAAGAAGCACCTTGAATGTCTTTGTGGCGGTTGGGCAGTTTTTACAAAGTCTCAAGTTGTGCATTTCATAGTAAACTAGTTTCATTAGGGCTCTCACCCCAGTGTGGTTACAGATTTACTCTTTTGCAACTGAGGAGCTGTCTTTTCTAATTCTGCTTTTTAGATTTGCAGATAATCAACGGGAATGGAGATGCTGTTTATTCGAACATtataaaagctaaataaatgttttctttgtacAGTATGCATCACTGCCAATATACCATGAAAATAATGAGTTAGCTACTAGATAAGTACTCCTGATTATCAGGATCATCAAACTTTTTACATGTTTGTACAACGTGATCTTCTtaagaaacaacaacagtgtcTTGCTTCACTAGGATGAATGTTGGTGCTTGTTACCCTGACGTTACAGAATCCATCCTTACTTTGTCGATGTAAAGTGGCAGCAGGTCCTCCATGAGCTTTGCGGTGTGAACACAGACCTCAGAGGGCTTAATGACGACTGCATTTCCTGCACaggaaaatgacaaacacaacagataaGACAAGAAGCTCAAAGTTTGTCTTTACCTTGTGAGTCTGCACAAATTCaatatgaaatgtgtttatgtCAGTAGATTGGCCTCATCAAACTTTCCAGGGTGGTGTCAAGGGCAAgcaaaaaagacaagaaaaaccaCCTTGACCCAACTCTTGGGATGTTGCAAGGAAAAAATGCCTCAAATATCACGTCTGCATCCCACAGCCCTTTCCTGCTTCATCAACAGCATCCACCCAGGGTACTGTCAATTCACCGAAGTACACAACGTGCAGTGTTGGACCAGTATAATTGTAAAACTGGCGTGACGATTAACCACTTGATGCTTGAATAAACTTCTAGAGGGGTTTGCTTATGAGTGGGTTGATAAATCAAACATTAGATAAAGATTAACCACAGTGTTCACAAATGCTGGAGGAAACGATTGCCTGATATCATGTTGAGAGTTAAAGAGAGGTCTGACAAACACGGTCAAAGACTTGTGTTGCTTAAGTTCAGTTCTTCCTGTGTTTGCTGTTATTCGGGTAATTGAAAATAGAGCAGCGATTGTTCACATGTTTCCATATTGCTGCTGTATTCTGGTGGAACCCAATCAGTTAAATTCTGCTCATTGTGCAACTTGCAGAAACTCACCTTTAGTAAACCATTCTGGACCTGACGGTGTATTTGCATGTTTAAGAATATCTAATATCTAAACTTAAAAATGGGCTGAATCTAGCTTATAAGTCTGGTGATAGCGACATGATCTTTATCCTGCATTTGTCAACAAATCAAGGGAAATTACTTATCACCTACTGAGCTGTTATTATCCTTCATGTTAGATCTGATTCTGCAGCGGAGCTAAGAGCAAAGTCTGTGCTCTGCAAACACGCGCTGGATATGTTAGAGTTCATTCTCATTCTCTAAAAACAGGAACAAATGAACCATCTACCTGCAGCAGCTCTATTTATGACTATTATGTAGAACGATCACTACGGACAAGCATCACAAAAGACATAGGAGCCACTAAAGAATGAGACTAAAGACTGTTAGGATACTGCAGTGTCATGCTAAACTGTAGCAAGCAAACACTCAGCGCTGAGGTTTGCATCACAAAGTGCTCGGGGCTGAGCCAAGACACTGGATTCAGAGCAGAGGTCGGCCTCTGAGACAATCAGGAATTATTCACAGGTTCACTCATTATCTGGGAGCGGGGTGATTCACTCAGAGATAAACGTTGCCCTTTGAGATGTTCACATATGCAATCACACCGTAACCACTCATgaggacacacacccacaaaatACATAACTCACACCTCTATCATGCATAGAGTAGAGAAGAGTTCACagagtgacctttgacccactCTGATCAGAGgcaaaagggaaaagaaagacgGTTGCGTAACGtcaggataaaaaaaaggaacttGAGTGGTTGTGATCACAAGATGAGGAAAATGAACAGGACTGACAAATTAGTGTTATAACAAATAATTGAGGTTATGATTTCATCTCTGTCTGTTGGATTGTTTGagtgtcagcaggattatgaacaaaacttgttggaaggattcaacaaagagaagaaccaATTAAATCAGCTCTAGAGGGAATGATCTAGTAGTTTGACCCCTTGTGCTATTCGGGGTAATCAGGAAAATGTTGGTGTTTGCAAATCTTGCATCagagtttcaaaatgaaacTGCGACATTGTGCATCATGGCTGCACAAACACGTCCCTTCACAAAGTCCATCACAGGGGGAAACGACGATATCAGACAGAAATGTGAACGCTGCCCTTGATACGTCACACAACCGCTTCCCTTTCACCcactccacaaacacacacacacacacacagacacacacatgcaacagtaCCAGCAGCAATGGCTCCAATGAGTGGTTGGATGGTGACAGCCCACGGGTAGTTCCAGGCCCCGATGATCAGCACCACTCCCAGCGGCTCCGGCTTGATGTAGACGGTGTCGGAGATGATCAACAGGTTCTTCTCCACTTTGCGAGGGGCTGTCCACTCCTTCAGCTTCCTGATGGCCAGGTTGATCTCCCCTTCCAGACCCACGGTCTCAAACAGCTGCGTCCCCGCCTCACTCTGATGGGATGAAAGCAGCAACACGTCGTCTGTGGACTCGGAGAAAGTCTTCCCAAATGTCTGAGCTTACCTCTTACCTCATGATCAAAGTTTCTGTTAAATCCCTTGAGGATATTTTAACCTTTTACTGCACGTTTAGCTTGTTTTGCACTCTTCCTCTGATACCTTCTTTGTTCGCATTCAtagattcttcttttttta includes:
- the aldh3a2b gene encoding aldehyde dehydrogenase family 3 member A2b, which gives rise to MSREQQAVACARKAFETGRSKSLEHRIRQLKNLQRLFTERQQEIADASKKDLNKSEAGTQLFETVGLEGEINLAIRKLKEWTAPRKVEKNLLIISDTVYIKPEPLGVVLIIGAWNYPWAVTIQPLIGAIAAGNAVVIKPSEVCVHTAKLMEDLLPLYIDKELYPVVSGGVPETQELLRQRFDHIFYTGNCMVGKLIMEAAAKHLTPVTLELGGKSPCYIAKDCDISIACRRVTWGKYTNCGQTCIAPDYILCEPSIQDRVIEEVKKCIKEFYTENPKTCPDYGRIINQRHFKRIMAMVDDSTVAEGGDNDESDCYIAPTVLRDVKPEAKVMQEEIFGPLLPILPVSGLDEAIKFINKGEKPLALYVFTADDKVIQRMVDETSSGGLLANDCIVHFSVSSLPFGGVGNSGMGCYHGKFSFDQMSHLRGCLIKQLKMEGMNSMRYPPHTQEKLGWVRFFLLKNLDLGHMGKMALLAALVVMAAVLVKIYLL